One region of Zootoca vivipara chromosome 7, rZooViv1.1, whole genome shotgun sequence genomic DNA includes:
- the INKA2 gene encoding PAK4-inhibitor INKA2 produces the protein MDLDVRMEKKNMDHYLRRLKQELLSMKEVGDGLHEQMNCMMGALQELKLLQVQTALEQLEISSNPSQVPGIGQHQYCQNNLEAPRARCEASRQGEKLLGRSYLQDCSSSAFSCSTQGSQSASQLHHITLPDSSHGYMASSLNSISSEDYYHASGHSSTVSTAEYHSPRTFESSNEHMTRSWFSQDTNSWSESRSGCRECQFSDETNDWTSSLMSQSRNRQPLVLGDNIFADLVGNWLDLPEIDKKVEKNETTLSSSKSQEFCRKFSLTANIFKKFLRSVRPDRDRLLKEKPCWLPTEDKEAEILKRPKKASKQKGTFYFPVHGNIANSHDKAERCQKKEAGKAKAKHCTKKIHNTIEHTQSGFDFNTAVWV, from the coding sequence CTTTCCATGAAGGAGGTTGGGGACGGGCTACATGAACAGATGAACTGCATGATGGGTGCTCTGCAGGAGCTGAAACTCCTCCAGGTCCAGACAGCTTTGGAACAGCTGGAGATCTCAAGCAATCCAAGCCAGGTTCCAGGAATTGGCCAGCACCAATATTGTCAAAACAATTTGGAGGCACCCAGGGCAAGGTGTGAAGCCAGCAGACAGGGCGAGAAGCTGCTGGGAAGGAGCTACTTGCAGGACTGCAGTTCCTCAGCCTTTTCATGCTCTACTCAGGGGTCACAATCCGCCAGCCAGCTTCACCACATTACTTTGCCAGACAGTAGCCATGGATACATGGCTTCTTCCCTTAACAGCATAAGTAGTGAGGACTACTATCATGCGAGCGGACATTCATCAACAGTGAGCACGGCAGAGTACCATTCTCCGAGGACGTTTGAGTCGTCCAATGAGCACATGACGAGAAGCTGGTTTTCCCAAGACACAAACAGCTGGTCCGAGAGTAGATCGGGGTGCAGGGAATGTCAATTCTCTGATGAGACCAACGACTGGACTTCCTCGCTAATGTCTCAGAGCAGGAATCGACAGCCTCTCGTCTTGGGCGACAACATCTTTGCTGATTTGGTTGGAAACTGGTTGGATTTGCCTGAGATAGACAAAAAGGTGGAGAAGAACGAGACGACCCTGTCGAGCAGCAAGTCCCAGGAGTTTTGCAGAAAGTTCTCCCTCACGGCCAATATCTTTAAGAAGTTCTTAAGGAGCGTCAGGCCAGATAGAGACAGGTTGCTCAAGGAGAAGCCTTGCTGGCTGCCAACAGAAGATAAAGAGGCCGAAATCTTAAAGAGGCCCAAAAAGGCAAGCAAACAGAAGGGAACCTTTTACTTCCCGGTCCATGGGAACATAGCAAACTCACACGACAAAGCAGAAAGGTGCCAAAAGAAGGAAGCAGGCAAGGCCAAGGCCAAACACTGCACCAAGAAGATCCACAACACAATAGAACACACCCAGTCAGGGTTTGATTTTAACACAGCTGTATGGGTCTGA